The genomic stretch GGAATTAACTTTGGGGGGGGGGGCGAGTCTATAACAATGAAAgtaaaatatatttacaaaaaaaaataatgtgaaCATATATACCACAATATTAGAAACAACCTTATATAGAATGAAAATTACTTATACGCTTCACATATACAAAAATATCATCATATTTACAAATCTAATTGACTGTGTGAGACATATGAAATTGTGCACGACgacttttaattttatcaaagtCATCAATGATTGAATTTACATCAAAAGTTCTAGCAATTTCTTTCTCAATATACATTATCATAGAGTTGGCAAGAAAGTCTTCCTCCATCCTAGAACGCAAAAAAGTCTTGATGATTTTCATAGCAGAAAATGCACGCTCTGTTGTAGCTGTTGAAACAGGAAGAGTCAAAATAAGATGAATCAATCTATCAATAAGAGTATAGCACATTGACTTTCTTGTCTTCGCTAACACTTGGCACAACTCCTGAAGTGATGACAAATTTTGAAGTTGAGAATTACAGGAAAACTCAATCTGGAAAAGCTCTAATTGAGTTCTTAAGTGTAACTTCTTTTGATCTGTGAAGTCAGCTGAATAAAACTTGTTTGCAAGTTGACAAATTTGTTCAATATTGAAAGCCTGAAAATTATCTTTGGGGTGCAATGCTGAACTAAGAATAAGCAACTCTATTACATCTTCCTTAAACCTATTCTTCATTTCAAGTATTTGAGAATCAACCGTTGCAAAAAACACATCAATCCTGTAGTGATGCTCCATGGTAATTGGATCATTTTGTTTTCGAATTCTTCCTCGACCTGCTTTATAAATGACATTCATATCAGGCATCTCTATATTTCGTGCATCACCAAATGTCTTTACATTGGTGAACAATTCATTCCATCCATTATCTCTGTAACTTTGAAGTCGATCCTTTGTTACTGAAACCAATTTAAGGGCATTCAAAATATCTTGAGATTTGCACTGTAAAGCTTGAGAAAGTACTTGTGCAAATCCTAAAATGTCCCTCATCATATGCATAACAAGAACAAAATCAAAGGATGTCATGAAATTATAAACTCTGTCAGCTTCACTTCTTTGAGTTGATGTATTTCCATAATTGACAACATCAATTAGGACAGAGCAAATGTCTTCATATTCTGTGAATAAGCTACAGATAGAACTAAAATGTGACCCCCATCTTGTAGTCCCTGGCCGTTTTAAGGTACCCATCTGATTCTGACCCCTACCAGTCTCAAGTTCATCAATAGCAATCAATTCAGCAATTCTAGCAGCTCTAGCAACTCTAAGTTGGTCCACCCGTTTGCAAGAAGATGAAACTAAATTTATAAGAAGAGATAAGTTTGTAAAAAATTGTTCCACAGGAATTACCTCTTGAGATGTTGATACCAATGTTAATTGCAGTCGATGAGCAAAACAGTGAATATAATATGCATAGGGGCACTCCTGAATAAATAATGCTTGCAGTCCATTCCATTCTCCACGCATGTTACTAGCTCCATCATATCCTTGGCCACGAATGTTTTGCACACTAAGATTATGGCGAGAAAGGACATCACATATCTCCTTCTTCAAAGTCAAGGAATTGGTTTCGTGCACATGAACAATGTCAAAAAATCTCTCTCGAATATAGCCTTGCTTGTCCACAAATCTAAGAACAATAGCCATTTGCTCTCTTTTTGATCTATCTTGAGCCTCATCAACAAgtatagaaaattttgaatcactAATCTCCTCTCGAATATgcttttgtatcttgattgacCAAATGGACAATATCTCCTTTTGGATCGTAGGAGAAGTATAAGATGCATTTCGAGGAGCATTATCAAGAACCACAGCAGCCACTTTTTCATTATAAGAAGACACATGCTTGATCAACTCAATAAAATTACCTCGATTGTTAGAATCTAAACTTTCATCATGACCCCTAAAAGCCACCGCTTGAAATGCACACCATTTTGCAGCATCTATGGAAACTTGAAGTTGCAACCGATTTTTTGCAACCTGCTCAGAATTTTGCTTCTCAATAATTTTGTCAAGATGTTGCAATGAGTTTCCCAAATCATGATAGCATTGCATTGCCACTTTGTGTGATGAGTTAGGATCTTTTCCAATGTGATTTAAAAAAGCACAATTTTTTCCATCATTTACCTTCTTCCAAGATCTAAATCCACTAGTTGTGAAGGCCATTGATCCAAAACGGTCCGTTGGCTTGGAAAAAAGTGAGCAAGGAAGACAAAAGGCAGCATTCTTTGTTGGAGAAAATTCCAACCAATCTGGAAACAATTTAtaccaagagaaaaggaaacgtCGGCCCTTCTTGTCAACAACCATTGATTCAATCGGAAGCTCAGGTTGGTATGGCCCAAACTTAATATATGCTCTCCGTACCTCATCCCTTTGATGCTCTAGATATTTCCAAATGGATTTTCTCTTTCCAGGATCACGTTCTATGGATGAAATATCAAACTCTAATGATTCAGCTCTACAAAATTTCTTTGTTTGATGCTTAGGAGAAGAATCACGAAGAGGACAAGGAATTTCACCACTTCCATTTGGTTCTAGGCgtcttttcttgaaaaaagaaTCAATTGTCCTGTTGGCCATTACCACTACATTTGCAACAAACAACAACATGTAATCGAAATAAAATTGA from Coffea eugenioides isolate CCC68of chromosome 8, Ceug_1.0, whole genome shotgun sequence encodes the following:
- the LOC113780806 gene encoding zinc finger MYM-type protein 1-like produces the protein MANRTIDSFFKKRRLEPNGSGEIPCPLRDSSPKHQTKKFCRAESLEFDISSIERDPGKRKSIWKYLEHQRDEVRRAYIKFGPYQPELPIESMVVDKKGRRFLFSWYKLFPDWLEFSPTKNAAFCLPCSLFSKPTDRFGSMAFTTSGFRSWKKVNDGKNCAFLNHIGKDPNSSHKVAMQCYHDLGNSLQHLDKIIEKQNSEQVAKNRLQLQVSIDAAKWCAFQAVAFRGHDESLDSNNRGNFIELIKHVSSYNEKVAAVVLDNAPRNASYTSPTIQKEILSIWSIKIQKHIREEISDSKFSILVDEAQDRSKREQMAIVLRFVDKQGYIRERFFDIVHVHETNSLTLKKEICDVLSRHNLSVQNIRGQGYDGASNMRGEWNGLQALFIQECPYAYYIHCFAHRLQLTLVSTSQEVIPVEQFFTNLSLLINLVSSSCKRVDQLRVARAARIAELIAIDELETGRGQNQMGTLKRPGTTRWGSHFSSICSLFTEYEDICSVLIDVVNYGNTSTQRSEADRVYNFMTSFDFVLVMHMMRDILGFAQVLSQALQCKSQDILNALKLVSVTKDRLQSYRDNGWNELFTNVKTFGDARNIEMPDMNVIYKAGRGRIRKQNDPITMEHHYRIDVFFATVDSQILEMKNRFKEDVIELLILSSALHPKDNFQAFNIEQICQLANKFYSADFTDQKKLHLRTQLELFQIEFSCNSQLQNLSSLQELCQVLAKTRKSMCYTLIDRLIHLILTLPVSTATTERAFSAMKIIKTFLRSRMEEDFLANSMIMYIEKEIARTFDVNSIIDDFDKIKSRRAQFHMSHTVN